In Nicotiana tabacum cultivar K326 chromosome 11, ASM71507v2, whole genome shotgun sequence, a single window of DNA contains:
- the LOC142166369 gene encoding purine permease 3-like, with protein sequence MEHKGLSTNLRRILLLINCLILAVGICGGPLMMRLYYVEGGSRVWFSSWLQTAGWPLTLIPLVILYFYRRKTQGSNTKLYFITPRIFIASFIIGVVTGLDDFLYSWGGSKLPVSTSSLLLAAQLAFTAVGAFFIVKLKFTPYSINAVILLTVGAVLLGIRSNGDRPEGVTSKAYILGFMMTLLAAALYGVILPCIELIYLKAKQVITATLVLEIQMIMCLAATTFCTMGMIVNNDFQAISREAKQFNLGEARYYTVIVWTAIIWQCFFVGVIGVIYCSSSLMSGVMIAVLLPVTEVLAVIFYRENFSGEKGLALFLSLWGFVSYFYGEFRQTKKQKNKSPENETTTMHTECV encoded by the exons ATGGAACATAAAGGATTAAGCACCAACCTGAGGAGAATCCTCCTGCTTATTAACTGTCTTATACTCGCTGTTGGTATCTGTGGTGGCCCTCTAATGATGCGTCTATATTATGTCGAAGGAGGTTCAAGAGTATGGTTCAGTAGTTGGTTACAAACTGCTGGATGGCCACTCACTCTTATACCTCTTGTCATCCTATACTTTTATCGACGAAAAACCcaaggctctaataccaagctttACTTTATAACACCCCGAATTTTCATTGCATCGTTCATCATTGGCGTTGTAACTGGTCTTGATGATTTTCTTTATTCGTGGGGCGGGTCAAAACTCCCTGTGTCAACCTCTTCACTTCTTCTTGCTGCCCAACTTGCCTTCACGGCAGTAGGTGCTTTCTTCATAGTAAAGTTAAAGTTCACACCCTACTCCATCAATGCAGTAATTTTGTTGACAGTTGGTGCTGTTTTATTGGGTATTCGATCTAATGGTGATCGACCAGAAGGTGTGACAAGTAAAGCCTATATTCTTGGTTTTATGATGACACTATTGGCGGCAGCTTTGTATGGAGTCATTTTGCCTTGtattgagttgatttacttgaagGCAAAACAAGTTATTACTGCTACGTTGGTGTTGGAGATTCAGATGATCATGTGTCTTGCTGCTACTACTTTTTGCACCATGGGAATGATTGTAAATAACGATTTTCAG GCAATATCGAGGGAGGCAAAACAATTTAACCTCGGAGAAGCTAGATATTATACAGTGATAGTATGGACTGCCATTATTTGGCAATGTTTCTTTGTGGGTGTTATTGGAGTCATTTACTGCTCTTCTTCTTTGATGTCTGGGGTTATGATCGCAGTTTTACTTCCTGTTACTGAGGTATTAGCTGTAATTTTTTATAGGGAAAATTTTTCAGGTGAAAAAGGCCttgctctttttctttctctttgggGTTTCGTCTCATATTTCTACGGAGAGTTCAGACAaacaaagaagcagaagaatAAAAGTCCAGAAAACGAAACGACAACAATGCATACTGAGTGTGTTTGA